The following are from one region of the Leucobacter sp. Psy1 genome:
- a CDS encoding VOC family protein gives MSGSIQTQHTVFALDCPDAVALAEFYATLLGWEVDATDADAEWVDVRPASGDLGYHIACQRVEEYRAPEWPDGDVPQQAHLDFYVASIAEAEPRVIAAGGTRHARQPSENGGFVVYLDPAGHPFCLCLADTGD, from the coding sequence ATGAGCGGTTCCATTCAGACCCAGCACACCGTGTTCGCCCTCGACTGCCCCGACGCCGTGGCGCTTGCCGAGTTCTACGCCACGCTGCTCGGCTGGGAGGTGGACGCCACCGATGCCGATGCGGAGTGGGTCGACGTGCGCCCGGCGTCGGGAGACCTCGGCTACCACATCGCCTGCCAGCGGGTGGAGGAGTATCGGGCGCCCGAGTGGCCCGACGGTGACGTCCCGCAGCAGGCGCACCTCGACTTTTACGTCGCCTCGATCGCCGAGGCCGAACCTCGCGTCATCGCGGCGGGAGGCACCAGGCACGCGCGTCAGCCCAGCGAGAACGGCGGCTTCGTCGTGTATCTCGATCCGGCCGGGCACCCGTTCTGCCTGTGCCTCGCCGACACCGGCGACTGA
- a CDS encoding ABC transporter substrate-binding protein codes for MKKTLLGTAVLGAGALLLTACSGGGAGGDGGSGGAITVGTTEVVTSLDPAGAYDNGSFAVMTNVYPFLMNNPVDDSEVAPDIAESAEFTAPTEYTVTLKEGLTFANGNDLTSSDVKFTFDRLVTISDPNGPQDLLANLDSIETPDDTTVVFKLKSEDDQTFPQVLSSPAGPIVDEDVFPADAVADDAAIVEGKPFAGPYSLDSFDKGNLAAFTANENYQGLWGAPETDTVNVKYFANESNLSQAIETQGVDVAFRSLSATDVEKFEGTDGLNVVKGPGGEIRYIVFNFDTMPYGAQTDDADAEKAKAVRQAAADLIDREKLSEQVFKGTYSPLYGHVPEGLSGAGDPLMGLYGDEAGGPDAAKAAQRLEDAGVETPVSLQLQYAGERYGAASAEEYAQIKAQLETDGLFAVDVQSTEWTQYSKDRVEDLYPAYQLGWFPDYSDADNYLTPFFLEGGFLENHYNNDEVNDLLREQLVTTDADERATKIEEVQEVLAEDLSTLPMLQGEQVAVAVDGVDGVTLDASFKFRFGTLTK; via the coding sequence ATGAAGAAAACTCTGCTGGGAACTGCTGTACTCGGAGCCGGTGCGCTCCTCCTCACCGCCTGCTCTGGCGGTGGCGCGGGTGGTGACGGCGGATCCGGGGGCGCGATCACCGTGGGCACCACCGAGGTTGTGACCTCGCTCGACCCGGCTGGCGCCTATGACAATGGTTCATTCGCCGTGATGACGAACGTCTACCCGTTCCTCATGAACAACCCCGTCGACGACTCCGAGGTCGCCCCCGATATCGCCGAGTCGGCTGAGTTCACGGCGCCGACGGAGTACACCGTGACGCTGAAGGAGGGACTCACCTTCGCGAACGGCAACGACCTCACGAGCTCGGACGTGAAGTTCACCTTCGACCGCCTCGTCACGATCAGCGACCCGAACGGCCCGCAGGATCTCCTCGCGAACCTCGACAGCATCGAGACTCCCGACGACACGACGGTGGTCTTCAAGCTGAAGTCGGAGGACGACCAGACGTTCCCGCAGGTCCTCTCGAGCCCCGCAGGCCCGATCGTCGATGAGGACGTCTTCCCCGCCGACGCGGTCGCCGATGACGCCGCGATCGTCGAGGGCAAGCCCTTCGCGGGCCCGTACTCGCTCGACAGCTTCGACAAGGGCAACCTCGCCGCGTTCACGGCGAACGAGAACTATCAGGGCCTCTGGGGCGCCCCTGAAACCGACACCGTCAACGTGAAGTACTTCGCGAACGAGTCGAACCTCAGCCAGGCGATCGAGACGCAGGGTGTCGATGTCGCGTTCCGCAGCCTCTCGGCAACCGATGTCGAGAAGTTCGAGGGCACCGACGGTCTGAACGTCGTCAAGGGGCCGGGCGGCGAGATTCGCTACATCGTGTTCAACTTCGACACGATGCCGTACGGCGCGCAGACCGACGACGCCGATGCCGAGAAGGCGAAGGCCGTGCGACAGGCCGCTGCCGACCTCATCGATCGCGAGAAGCTCTCGGAGCAGGTCTTCAAGGGCACCTACTCGCCGCTCTACGGGCACGTGCCCGAGGGGCTGTCGGGCGCCGGCGATCCGCTGATGGGGCTGTACGGCGACGAGGCCGGCGGCCCCGACGCCGCGAAGGCGGCTCAGCGCCTCGAGGACGCTGGCGTCGAAACCCCCGTCTCCCTGCAGCTCCAGTACGCCGGCGAGCGCTACGGCGCCGCCTCGGCAGAGGAGTACGCGCAGATCAAGGCGCAGCTCGAGACCGACGGGCTCTTCGCCGTCGACGTGCAGTCCACTGAGTGGACGCAGTACTCCAAGGATCGTGTCGAGGATCTCTACCCGGCGTACCAGCTCGGCTGGTTCCCCGACTATTCGGACGCCGACAACTACCTCACGCCGTTCTTCCTGGAGGGCGGGTTCCTGGAGAACCACTACAACAACGACGAGGTCAACGACCTGCTGCGCGAGCAGCTCGTCACGACCGACGCCGATGAGCGCGCCACGAAGATCGAGGAGGTGCAGGAGGTGCTCGCCGAGGATCTCTCGACCCTCCCGATGCTGCAGGGCGAGCAGGTCGCGGTCGCGGTCGACGGAGTCGACGGGGTCACGCTCGACGCGTCGTTCAAGTTCCGCTTCGGGACGCTGACGAAGTAA
- a CDS encoding homocysteine S-methyltransferase family protein codes for MTDTDGIILADGGIETALADRLGQDLPEFAAFVLLDSEEGRSALREYYRPFVDIARAQGRSLVLDTPTWRASADWGDRLGYDAAALAAANREAVALVRGLVEREVDDFTVTVNGCVGPRTDDANGGMTREEAEAYHRPQIAALAAAGADRITAVTASGADEAIGIVRAARSEGAPVAVSFGLGPDGRLLDGRTLAAGIAAVDAATDAAAEMFMVNCAHPAEVGASIADEAELARVVGLRLNAAHHGDDGPGDAPEQFAAAVWALCERLPAVRILGGCCGTDAPHIEAIARLAGEIAPGAPLRDLLLEQFDWHWGFQICDRLAGLSDAEYFWEPVADCWSVRPRGTSDAAVQAGSGDMIIEFAFPEPEPVPVTTIAWRLGHIIVGVLAMRSASHFDRDPVDYESFAYAGTAEEALRQLDDELSRWRTGILSLSDADLARPCGPAEGRYADRSFATLILHINRELIHHFSEISLLRDLYLREG; via the coding sequence ATGACTGACACCGACGGCATCATCCTCGCCGACGGCGGCATCGAGACCGCCCTCGCCGATCGGCTCGGCCAGGACCTCCCCGAGTTCGCGGCGTTCGTGCTGCTCGACTCGGAAGAGGGGCGGAGCGCCCTCCGTGAGTATTACCGGCCGTTCGTGGACATCGCCCGTGCGCAGGGCAGATCTCTCGTGCTGGACACCCCGACGTGGCGGGCCAGCGCCGACTGGGGCGACCGGCTCGGCTACGACGCCGCTGCGCTCGCCGCCGCGAACCGCGAGGCGGTTGCGCTCGTCAGGGGCCTCGTCGAACGCGAGGTCGACGACTTCACGGTGACGGTCAACGGGTGCGTCGGTCCGCGCACCGACGACGCGAACGGCGGCATGACGCGGGAGGAGGCCGAGGCCTACCATCGGCCGCAGATCGCAGCGCTCGCCGCGGCCGGAGCGGATCGGATCACCGCGGTGACCGCCTCAGGCGCCGATGAAGCGATCGGGATCGTCCGCGCTGCCCGCTCGGAGGGCGCCCCGGTCGCGGTGTCCTTCGGTCTCGGTCCCGACGGGCGGCTCCTCGACGGCCGCACCCTTGCTGCAGGCATCGCGGCCGTGGATGCCGCTACCGATGCCGCCGCCGAGATGTTCATGGTGAACTGCGCGCACCCCGCTGAAGTCGGCGCGAGTATCGCGGACGAGGCGGAGCTCGCCAGGGTCGTCGGCCTGCGTCTGAACGCCGCGCACCACGGCGACGACGGACCGGGTGATGCCCCTGAGCAGTTCGCGGCTGCCGTGTGGGCGCTGTGCGAACGATTGCCCGCAGTGCGGATCCTCGGCGGATGCTGCGGTACCGACGCTCCCCACATCGAGGCCATCGCCCGCCTCGCCGGTGAGATCGCCCCGGGGGCTCCGCTGCGCGACCTCCTCCTCGAGCAGTTCGACTGGCACTGGGGGTTCCAGATTTGCGACCGTCTCGCGGGACTCTCGGATGCGGAGTACTTCTGGGAACCGGTCGCGGACTGCTGGAGCGTGCGGCCGCGCGGCACGAGTGATGCAGCTGTGCAGGCAGGCTCGGGGGATATGATCATCGAGTTCGCGTTTCCTGAGCCGGAGCCGGTCCCCGTGACCACGATCGCGTGGCGGCTCGGCCACATCATCGTGGGCGTGCTGGCGATGCGCAGCGCCTCTCACTTCGACCGCGACCCCGTCGACTACGAGTCGTTCGCCTACGCGGGGACTGCTGAGGAGGCGCTCCGTCAGCTGGATGACGAACTCTCCCGCTGGCGCACGGGAATCCTCTCGCTCAGCGACGCGGATCTCGCACGACCGTGCGGTCCGGCCGAGGGGCGCTACGCGGACAGGTCGTTCGCGACGCTGATCCTGCACATCAATCGTGAGCTCATCCATCACTTCTCGGAGATCAGCCTGCTCAGAGACCTGTACCTCCGGGAGGGCTGA
- a CDS encoding ABC transporter permease, whose translation MVITDTSLTAPRAKTRGGGGLGRYILWRALLIIPTIFILVTMVFVLMRSIGDPITASVGDRLPPAQLAERIAAAGYDRPVIVQYLEYLGNVFRGDFGTTISDNRAVTEVLLTFGTATFELVVYTLIVALLVGIPLGMLAAYYRDRGPDAVLRVFAIFTYATPVFFSGLIMKLIFGIWLGWLPVSGRASVATELQLQLVQNPSGIYLIDAIRTGNSTNVIDVLSHAVLPALTLGLMTAGVFLRLVRTNMIGTIGREYVDSGRSRGVREFRLVTKHAYRPALIPIITVIGMQIALLLAGAVLTETTFEWKGLGFQLAQYLSARDFVAVQGIVALLAVIVAVSNFVVDVLAAVIDPRVRY comes from the coding sequence ATGGTCATCACCGACACCTCACTCACCGCCCCGCGTGCTAAAACGCGGGGCGGTGGTGGGCTCGGGCGCTACATTCTGTGGCGCGCCCTGCTCATCATTCCCACGATCTTCATCCTCGTGACGATGGTCTTCGTCCTCATGCGCTCGATCGGCGACCCGATCACCGCTTCGGTGGGCGATCGGCTTCCGCCGGCACAGCTGGCGGAGCGGATCGCAGCCGCCGGATACGACCGGCCAGTTATCGTGCAGTACCTCGAGTATCTCGGCAACGTGTTCCGGGGCGACTTCGGCACCACGATCAGCGACAACCGCGCCGTCACCGAGGTGCTGCTCACCTTCGGCACCGCGACGTTCGAACTCGTGGTCTACACGCTCATCGTCGCGCTGCTGGTCGGCATTCCGCTCGGCATGCTCGCGGCCTATTACCGTGACCGCGGCCCCGACGCCGTGCTGCGAGTCTTCGCGATCTTCACCTACGCCACTCCGGTCTTCTTCTCCGGCCTCATCATGAAGCTCATCTTCGGCATCTGGCTGGGGTGGCTGCCGGTGTCGGGGCGCGCGTCCGTCGCGACCGAACTTCAGCTGCAGCTCGTGCAGAACCCGAGCGGCATCTACCTCATCGACGCGATCCGCACGGGGAACTCGACGAACGTCATCGACGTCCTCTCCCACGCCGTGCTGCCCGCGCTCACTCTCGGCCTCATGACCGCGGGCGTCTTCCTGCGGCTCGTGCGCACGAACATGATCGGCACCATCGGCCGGGAGTACGTGGACTCGGGCCGCTCGCGCGGCGTGCGCGAGTTCCGCCTCGTCACGAAGCACGCCTATCGGCCGGCGCTGATCCCGATCATCACGGTCATCGGCATGCAGATCGCGCTGCTCCTCGCGGGCGCCGTGCTCACCGAGACTACGTTCGAGTGGAAGGGGCTCGGGTTCCAGCTCGCGCAGTACCTCAGCGCGCGCGACTTCGTCGCGGTGCAGGGCATCGTGGCGCTCCTCGCGGTGATCGTCGCCGTCAGCAACTTCGTCGTCGACGTGCTCGCCGCCGTCATCGACCCGAGAGTGAGGTACTGA
- a CDS encoding ABC transporter substrate-binding protein yields the protein MARSRMAMGMLSLAAAGALVLTSCSGGGGGESDAGSTPEGRISVNNTEPQKGLIPADTTEVGGGKVVDALWEGLVYYDAEGATQMGVAESIEAGDDGVWTVKLREDAVFSDGTPVQAHNFVDAWNYAANVDNALGNQYFFSPIKGFSETEPVEEMEGLKVVDDYTFTVDATPDFPDRLGYSAYYPLPDVAFDDMEAFGQNPIGNGLYAFDGDDAWKHDVEINLVANDSYVGPREVANEGVHFKIYASLDAAYVDLQAGNLDVLDQIPDTSFSVFEEELGDRAINQAGALNTTLTISSNLPHFGEDEEGKLRRAALSMATDREEIIDTIFEGTNIAATEFSSPVVDGYKDDLEGSEKLQFNPEEAKKLWAEADEISPFEGTIEVATNTDGPHLVWVEAVANQWINTLGVEAAPKPYPTFQAFLDDREADTVGGPFRAGWQADYPGMYNFMQPLYYTDASSNHGFYSNEEFDNLLNEAVNSEDHDQMITKLHEAQEILLEDLPSIPLWYQGTTGGFSERVDNVAFGWNSVPIFNEISVTE from the coding sequence GTGGCGCGTTCACGCATGGCAATGGGAATGCTGTCTCTGGCAGCGGCTGGCGCACTGGTGCTGACCAGCTGCTCCGGCGGCGGAGGAGGGGAGTCCGACGCGGGCTCCACCCCCGAGGGTCGCATCTCGGTCAACAACACCGAACCGCAGAAGGGACTCATCCCCGCGGACACGACCGAGGTCGGCGGCGGCAAGGTGGTCGACGCGCTCTGGGAGGGCCTCGTCTACTACGACGCCGAGGGAGCGACGCAGATGGGCGTCGCCGAGTCGATCGAAGCCGGCGACGACGGCGTCTGGACCGTGAAGCTCCGCGAAGACGCGGTGTTCTCGGACGGCACCCCCGTGCAGGCGCACAACTTCGTCGACGCGTGGAACTACGCGGCGAACGTCGACAACGCACTCGGCAACCAGTACTTCTTCTCCCCGATCAAGGGCTTCAGCGAGACTGAGCCCGTCGAGGAGATGGAGGGTCTCAAGGTTGTCGACGACTACACCTTCACCGTCGACGCGACCCCCGACTTCCCCGACCGTCTCGGCTACTCGGCGTACTACCCGCTGCCCGACGTCGCGTTCGACGACATGGAGGCGTTCGGCCAGAACCCGATCGGCAACGGCCTCTACGCGTTCGACGGCGACGACGCCTGGAAGCACGACGTCGAGATCAACCTCGTCGCGAACGACAGCTACGTCGGTCCGCGCGAGGTCGCGAACGAGGGCGTCCACTTCAAGATCTACGCCTCGCTCGACGCGGCGTACGTCGATCTGCAGGCCGGCAACCTCGACGTGCTCGACCAGATTCCGGACACCTCCTTCTCGGTCTTCGAAGAGGAACTCGGCGATCGCGCCATCAACCAGGCCGGCGCGCTGAACACGACGCTCACGATCTCCAGCAACCTCCCGCACTTCGGCGAGGACGAGGAGGGCAAGCTCCGCCGCGCCGCCCTCTCGATGGCGACCGACCGCGAGGAGATCATCGACACGATCTTCGAGGGCACCAACATTGCGGCGACCGAGTTCTCCTCGCCCGTCGTCGACGGCTACAAGGATGACCTCGAGGGCAGCGAGAAGCTCCAGTTCAACCCTGAGGAGGCGAAGAAGCTCTGGGCCGAGGCCGACGAGATCTCGCCGTTCGAGGGCACCATCGAGGTCGCGACGAACACGGACGGCCCCCACCTCGTGTGGGTCGAGGCCGTGGCGAACCAGTGGATCAACACGCTCGGCGTCGAGGCGGCTCCGAAGCCGTACCCCACCTTCCAGGCGTTCCTGGACGACCGTGAGGCCGACACCGTCGGCGGTCCGTTCCGCGCCGGATGGCAGGCCGACTACCCGGGCATGTACAACTTCATGCAGCCGCTGTACTACACGGACGCCAGCTCGAACCACGGGTTCTACTCGAACGAGGAGTTCGACAACCTGCTGAACGAGGCAGTGAACTCCGAGGATCACGACCAGATGATCACGAAGCTGCACGAGGCCCAGGAGATCCTCCTCGAGGATCTCCCGTCGATCCCGCTCTGGTACCAGGGCACCACGGGCGGCTTCAGCGAGCGCGTCGACAACGTCGCGTTCGGCTGGAACTCCGTGCCGATCTTCAACGAGATCAGCGTCACCGAATAA
- a CDS encoding alpha/beta fold hydrolase, with protein MADRLSHPIHSVAVGRGDGDARRIVFLHGLFGRGKNFTRIAAGLEPDAQSLLVDLPNHGQSGWTEHIDYREIADDVAAHLREDFAANGPVDVVGHSMGGKVAMVLALRHPDLVRRLVVIDISPVEAVRARGEFQHLLDSLATVDLDAIERRTDAGKQLREPIPDDTVRGFLLQNLKREDDGFRWEPNLHLLRAELETVMGFPDMSGASYRGPVLWIAGERSGYVTRDDEPAMRALFPRTVRMTVHGAGHWVHAEKPEEVIAALRSFLLAG; from the coding sequence GTGGCTGATCGTCTCTCGCACCCCATCCACTCCGTCGCAGTCGGGCGCGGAGACGGTGACGCGCGCCGCATCGTCTTCCTGCACGGGCTCTTCGGCCGCGGCAAGAACTTCACGAGGATCGCCGCGGGTCTCGAACCCGACGCGCAGAGCCTCCTCGTCGACCTGCCGAATCACGGGCAATCGGGCTGGACCGAGCACATCGACTACCGGGAGATCGCCGACGACGTCGCGGCGCATCTGCGCGAGGATTTCGCGGCGAATGGCCCCGTAGACGTCGTCGGCCACTCCATGGGAGGCAAGGTGGCGATGGTTCTCGCTCTGCGCCACCCCGACCTGGTGCGCCGGCTCGTGGTTATCGACATCTCGCCGGTCGAGGCGGTACGGGCACGCGGGGAGTTCCAGCACCTGCTCGACTCCCTGGCGACGGTCGACCTCGACGCCATCGAGCGGCGCACCGACGCCGGGAAGCAGCTGCGCGAGCCGATCCCCGACGACACCGTGCGCGGATTCCTGCTGCAGAACCTGAAACGCGAGGACGACGGCTTCCGCTGGGAGCCGAATCTGCACCTCCTTCGAGCCGAACTCGAGACCGTGATGGGGTTCCCCGACATGAGCGGTGCCTCATACCGGGGGCCGGTGCTGTGGATCGCGGGAGAACGCTCCGGATACGTGACGCGAGACGACGAACCCGCGATGCGCGCGCTCTTCCCGCGCACCGTCCGAATGACCGTGCACGGCGCCGGTCACTGGGTGCACGCCGAGAAGCCCGAGGAAGTGATCGCGGCCCTGCGCTCATTCCTGCTCGCCGGCTGA
- a CDS encoding ABC transporter ATP-binding protein has translation MNHVLDIRDLEVTFSTDHGPITAVDGVSLTVEPGRVLAVVGESGSGKSVTARAVLGLLAETATASGAVVLAARDGSGASDVTALSPERLRAVRGRDVAMVFQEPSTALNPVFTIGWQIAEGLRAHEKLSRKQARTRAIDILRKVGIPDPESRVDSYPHQLSGGQKQRVVIAMALALGPGLIVADEPTTALDVTVQAEILDLLRDLRDEFGTAILLITHNMGVVADLADDVAVMYQGKVVEQAPVAELFAHPKEAYTRNLLAAVPKLGERRVQAVDRAEKRASEVQRAPLVVARGLEIQYPGRFGKPGFRAVNGVDFEIGAGEVFGLVGESGSGKSTIGRAIAGLTPVTGGSLEVLGHEMLGYRERDFRATRRDIGFVFQDPASSFNPLLTIAECVAEPLVVQGLAKDPSAARQRVDELLEAVQLPRSYGDRYPHELSGGQRQRASLARGLILDPKLLIADEPTSALDVSVQARVLDLFVELQAELGFSSLFITHDLAVVDALADRLGVLYRGELVETGTCAEVLGNPREAYTQRLLASLPVPDPREQAERRRLRA, from the coding sequence ATGAACCACGTGCTCGACATTCGAGATCTCGAGGTCACGTTCTCGACGGACCACGGCCCGATCACCGCCGTCGACGGAGTTTCCCTGACAGTGGAGCCCGGGCGGGTACTTGCGGTCGTGGGCGAGTCTGGCTCAGGCAAGTCGGTGACGGCTCGTGCCGTGCTCGGCCTCCTCGCCGAGACCGCGACGGCTTCGGGCGCCGTGGTGCTCGCGGCGCGGGACGGGTCGGGTGCGAGCGACGTCACGGCGCTCTCGCCCGAACGCCTGCGCGCTGTGCGCGGGCGCGATGTCGCGATGGTCTTCCAGGAGCCGTCGACGGCGCTGAACCCGGTCTTCACCATCGGGTGGCAGATCGCCGAGGGCCTCCGCGCGCACGAGAAGCTCTCGCGCAAGCAAGCGAGAACTCGTGCGATCGACATTCTGCGCAAGGTCGGGATCCCCGACCCGGAGTCGCGCGTCGACTCGTATCCGCATCAGCTCTCCGGCGGACAGAAGCAGCGCGTTGTCATCGCCATGGCGCTCGCGCTCGGCCCAGGCCTCATCGTGGCCGACGAGCCGACGACGGCGCTGGATGTCACGGTGCAGGCGGAGATCCTCGACCTCCTCCGCGATCTGCGTGACGAGTTCGGCACCGCGATCCTGCTCATCACGCACAACATGGGCGTCGTCGCTGATCTCGCCGATGATGTCGCGGTGATGTACCAGGGGAAGGTCGTCGAACAGGCGCCGGTCGCCGAACTCTTCGCGCACCCCAAGGAGGCGTACACCCGGAACCTGCTCGCCGCCGTCCCGAAACTGGGGGAGCGACGCGTCCAGGCGGTGGACCGCGCCGAGAAACGCGCGAGTGAGGTGCAGCGCGCCCCGCTCGTGGTCGCCCGCGGACTCGAGATCCAGTACCCGGGGCGCTTCGGCAAGCCCGGGTTCCGGGCGGTCAACGGGGTGGACTTCGAGATCGGCGCCGGCGAGGTCTTCGGCCTCGTCGGCGAATCGGGATCGGGCAAGTCCACCATCGGGCGAGCCATCGCCGGCCTGACGCCCGTGACCGGGGGATCGCTCGAGGTGCTCGGGCACGAGATGCTCGGCTACCGCGAGCGCGACTTCCGTGCGACGCGGCGCGACATCGGCTTCGTCTTCCAGGATCCGGCGTCGAGCTTCAACCCGCTGCTCACCATCGCCGAGTGCGTCGCCGAACCGCTCGTCGTGCAGGGTCTGGCGAAGGACCCCAGCGCCGCGCGGCAGCGCGTGGACGAGCTCCTCGAAGCGGTGCAGCTGCCCCGGAGCTACGGGGACCGCTACCCGCACGAGCTTTCGGGAGGGCAGCGCCAGCGCGCGAGCCTCGCGCGCGGCCTGATCCTCGACCCGAAGCTGCTCATCGCCGACGAGCCGACGAGCGCGCTCGACGTCTCGGTGCAGGCGCGGGTCCTCGACCTGTTCGTCGAGCTGCAGGCCGAGCTCGGGTTCTCGTCGCTGTTCATCACCCACGACCTCGCGGTCGTAGACGCGTTGGCTGACCGTCTCGGGGTGCTCTACCGTGGCGAGCTCGTCGAGACGGGCACGTGCGCAGAGGTGCTCGGCAATCCCCGCGAGGCCTATACTCAGAGGCTGCTGGCATCGCTGCCGGTGCCCGATCCGCGGGAGCAGGCGGAGCGGCGGAGGCTGAGAGCCTGA
- a CDS encoding CPBP family intramembrane glutamic endopeptidase codes for MHTGDRSSFDGSNVRLRWELAIVLALSFGASGIYAIVQIIERVTRDTALSDQAATINRTLADRPLFDLIYQLLGFAFGLAPVALVIFLLWRTSRPHLGGLGFGRLPGARRRWWAPEIGGGFLLAAAIGIPGLAFYLFAKGIGINTTVVPAAIDAYWWTVPVLILQALRAALGEEFIVVAYLFDRLRRLGFRPWAVIGISAVLRGSYHLYQGFGGFIGNVIMGVVFGWCYHRFGRVLPLVVAHWILDIVSFVGYAFAVAWWPELFGAPATE; via the coding sequence GTGCACACCGGTGACCGCAGCTCGTTCGACGGCTCGAACGTGCGCCTCCGCTGGGAGCTCGCGATCGTGCTCGCACTGTCGTTCGGCGCGTCTGGCATCTACGCGATCGTGCAGATCATCGAGCGCGTGACCCGCGACACGGCGCTCTCCGACCAGGCCGCGACGATCAATCGCACGCTTGCCGACCGTCCGCTCTTCGATCTGATCTATCAGCTCCTGGGGTTCGCATTCGGCCTCGCACCCGTCGCGCTGGTGATCTTTCTCCTCTGGCGCACGTCGAGGCCGCACCTCGGCGGCCTCGGGTTCGGTCGCCTCCCCGGGGCACGGCGTCGGTGGTGGGCACCAGAGATCGGTGGCGGATTCCTGCTCGCGGCGGCGATCGGCATCCCCGGCCTCGCGTTCTACCTGTTCGCCAAGGGCATCGGCATCAACACCACCGTGGTGCCCGCCGCCATCGACGCGTACTGGTGGACCGTCCCCGTGCTCATACTGCAGGCACTCCGAGCCGCGCTCGGCGAGGAGTTCATCGTCGTCGCCTACCTCTTCGACCGGCTCAGGCGGCTCGGGTTCCGTCCCTGGGCGGTCATCGGTATCAGCGCGGTCCTTCGCGGCAGCTACCACCTCTACCAGGGCTTCGGGGGCTTCATCGGCAACGTGATCATGGGGGTCGTCTTCGGCTGGTGCTACCACCGCTTCGGGCGTGTGCTCCCCCTCGTCGTGGCGCACTGGATCCTCGACATCGTCAGCTTCGTCGGCTACGCCTTCGCCGTGGCCTGGTGGCCCGAACTGTTCGGAGCACCGGCGACGGAGTGA
- a CDS encoding ABC transporter permease — protein sequence MSATHVERPWHSWPLVKQVRQSVGLQRGMLIAGLSLLGLFLIIAIFAPLLAPYGYSTLNDPDGDFGSLSAPSAAHPFGTTIAGYDVLSRVIWGSRTAFFVIVIAVVCSIFAGTLLGLVSGFLGGWLDRVLVMLADAIYAFPSLLLAIVMSIVISGGQSSLWGGILAASISITVVFIPQYFRVVRSEVIRVKAEAFVESARVIGASRGRIMFRHILRNSTRSLPLVFTLNASEAILTLAGLGFLGFGIEPNSAAEWGYDLNKAIADVSNGVWWTSLWPGLAIVLVVMGLTLTGESLNDLADPRLRSRRRAKRGSGSVTQTSMVPVQVSGTASQEEDPR from the coding sequence ATGAGTGCGACTCACGTGGAGCGCCCCTGGCACTCCTGGCCGCTCGTCAAGCAGGTGCGGCAGAGCGTCGGCCTGCAGCGCGGCATGCTCATCGCGGGTCTCAGTCTCCTCGGGCTGTTCCTGATCATCGCGATCTTCGCACCGCTGCTCGCTCCGTACGGGTACTCGACCCTGAACGACCCGGATGGCGACTTCGGTTCGCTCAGCGCACCGTCCGCAGCGCACCCGTTCGGCACGACGATCGCCGGCTACGACGTGCTCTCGCGGGTGATCTGGGGGTCGCGCACGGCATTCTTCGTGATCGTGATCGCGGTGGTGTGCTCGATCTTCGCCGGCACACTGCTCGGCCTCGTCTCGGGCTTCCTCGGCGGCTGGCTCGATCGGGTGCTCGTCATGCTGGCGGACGCGATCTACGCGTTCCCGTCGCTGCTGCTCGCGATCGTGATGTCGATCGTGATCTCGGGCGGGCAGTCGAGCCTGTGGGGCGGCATCTTGGCCGCGTCGATCTCGATCACGGTCGTCTTCATCCCGCAGTACTTCCGGGTGGTCCGCTCCGAGGTCATCCGGGTGAAGGCCGAAGCGTTCGTCGAGTCCGCGCGGGTGATCGGCGCGAGTCGGGGCCGCATCATGTTCCGCCACATCCTGCGGAACTCGACCCGTTCGCTGCCCCTCGTGTTCACGCTGAACGCGTCCGAGGCGATCCTCACCCTCGCGGGTCTCGGCTTCCTCGGATTCGGCATCGAGCCGAACTCGGCCGCCGAGTGGGGGTACGACCTCAACAAGGCGATCGCCGACGTCTCGAACGGCGTGTGGTGGACGAGCCTTTGGCCCGGCCTCGCGATCGTGCTGGTCGTGATGGGGCTCACGCTCACGGGCGAGAGCCTCAACGACCTCGCCGACCCCCGGTTGCGCAGCCGTCGGCGCGCGAAGCGGGGGAGCGGGAGCGTCACCCAGACGTCGATGGTGCCGGTGCAGGTGAGCGGCACTGCGTCGCAGGAGGAGGATCCCCGATGA